The following are encoded in a window of Alosa sapidissima isolate fAloSap1 chromosome 10, fAloSap1.pri, whole genome shotgun sequence genomic DNA:
- the gapdhs gene encoding glyceraldehyde-3-phosphate dehydrogenase 2 produces the protein MSDLCVGINGFGRIGRLVLRACLEKGIKVTAINDPFIDLQYMVYMFKYDSTHGRYKGEVSHDGGKLIVDGHEISVFQCMKPAEIPWGNAGALYVVESTGVFLSIEKASSHLQGGAKRVVVSAPSPDAPMFVMGVNEDKYDPSSMTIVSNASCTTNCLAPLAKVIHDNFGIEEALMTTVHAYTATQKTVDGPSAKAWRDGRGAHQNIIPASTGAAKAVGKVIPELNGKLTGMAFRVPVADVSVVDLTCRLSRPASYADIKESVKKAAHGPMKGILGYTEDSVVSSDFVGDTHSSIFDAGAGISLNDNFVKLISWYDNEYGYSNRVADLLLYMHTKE, from the exons ATGTCAGATCTCTGCGTTGGAATCAATGG CTTTGGCCGTATCGGCCGCCTGGTCCTGAGGGCCTGCCTGGAGAAGGGCATCAAAGTCACCGCCATCAACGACCCCTTTATCGACCTGCAGTACATG GTCTACATGTTCAAGTATGACTCCACCCACGGCCGTTACAAAGGCGAAGTGAGTCACGATGGCGGCAAGCTGATCGTCGATGGACATGAAATCTCCGTGTTCCAATG TATGAAGCCAGCTGAGATCCCATGGGGTAATGCTGGTGCCCTGTACGTCGTGGAGTCCACTGGTGTCTTCCTCAGCATCGAGAAGGCCTCT TCTCACCTGCAGGGAGGAGCCAAGCGTGTGGTTGTGTCCGCCCCCTCCCCCGATGCCCCCATGTTCGTGATGGGAGTCAACGAGGACAAATATGACCCATCCAGCATGACCATCGTCAG CAACGCATCCTGCACCACCAACTGTCTAGCACCTCTGGCCAAGGTCATTCATGACAACTTCGGCATTGAGGAGGCCCTCATG ACCACAGTCCATGCCTACACCGCCACCCAGAAGACCGTGGATGGCCCCTCTGCTAAGGCCTGGCGCGATGGCCGTGGTGCTCACCAGAACATCATTCCTGCCTCCACCGGAGCTGCCAAGGCTGTTGGCAAAGTCATCCCTGAGCTCAACGG CAAACTGACTGGCATGGCCTTCCGTGTGCCAGTGGCCGACGTGTCCGTGGTTGACCTCACCTGCCGTCTGTCACGGCCCGCCAGCTACGCTGACATCAAAGAGTCTGTGAAGAAGGCCGCACACGGGCCCATGAAGGGAATCCTGGGATACACAGAGGACTCC GTTGTCTCCTCTGACTTTGTCGGTGACACCCACTCCTCCATCTTTGATGCTGGTGCTGGAATTTCCCTGAATGACAACTTTGTCAAACTCATCTCCTG GTATGACAATGAGTATGGCTACAGCAACCGTGTCGCTGACCTGCTCTTGTACATGCACACCAAGGAGTAA
- the tmem147 gene encoding transmembrane protein 147 — protein sequence MTLFHFGNCFALAYFPYFITYKCSGLSEYNAFWRCVQAGATYLFVQLCKMLFLATFFPTWEGGAGVYDFVGEFMKATVDLADLLGLHLVMSRNAGKGEYKIMVAAMGWATAELVMSRCIPLWVGARGIEFDWKYIQMSFDSNISLVHYIAMAAVVWMFTRYDLPKSFRLPVTVLLGLCVYKAFLMELFVHMFLLGSWTALLVKAVLTGAISLCSLFLFITLVHSN from the exons ATGACGCTTTTTCACTTCGGGAATTGTTTTGCTTTGGCTTATTTCCCTTATTTCATCACGTACAAATGCAGTGGGCT GTCTGAATACAATGCCTTTTGGAGGTGTGTCCAAGCGGGGGCAACTTACCTATTTGTGCAGCTTTGCAAA ATGCTGTTCTTGGCTACTTTTTTCCCTACATGGGAAGGAGGGGCTGGCGTTTATGACTTTGTTGGG GAGTTCATGAAGGCCACTGTTGATCTAGCAGACCTGCTAGGCCTCCATCTTGTCATGTCAAGGAACGCTGGGAAGGGAGAGTACAAGATCATGGTAGCAGCCATGGGCTGGGCCACTGCCGAGCTAGTCATGTCAAG GTGTATTCCACTGTGGGTGGGGGCACGAGGAATTGAATTTGATTGGAAATACATCCAAATGAGCTTTGACTCTAACATAAGTTTG GTGCACTACATTGCTATGGCAGCGGTTGTATGGATGTTTACCCGGTACGATTTGCCTAAGAGCTTCCGTCTGCCTGTGACAGTGCTGCTTGGACTCTGTGTATATAAGGCCTTCCTCATGGA ACTGTTTGTCCACATGTTCCTGCTGGGCAGCTGGACGGCGCTGCTGGTTAAAGCTGTGCTCACTGGGGCCATCTCCCTGtgctccctcttcctcttcatcactCTGGTTCATAGCAACTGA
- the LOC121721496 gene encoding sulfotransferase 2B1-like encodes MECNYLNYHGLPLPRIAHSEDSLKYFESFQVNDDDVFAITYPKSGTTWMQEILPLILNGGDFTPVQTIPNWDRVPWLEETRAALVMDTIAPPRVMVSHMPYNLMPPSFYSSKAKVIYVARNPKDVMVSSFYFHQMASFLDDPGTFEEFIDKFLEGKVLFGKWTNHVRSWRNTDLGDRILYVTYEEMVEDLKGVVRRFADFLGQKMSEETLEQVVSHCTFNTMKTNAMSNYSLVPQEVLDKTKSAFLRKGISGDWKNHFNPEHEKKFTAVIKEEMKGSNTQFPWDDDQLEAV; translated from the exons ATGGAATGCAACTATCTAAATTATCACGGATTGCCACTTCCAAGAATTGCACACTCTGAAGATAGTTTGAAATATTTCGAGAGTTTTCAGGTCAACGATGACGATGTTTTCGCCATCACTTATCCAAAATCAG gcaCCACATGGATGCAGGAGATCCTGCCTTTGATCCTCAATGGAGGAGACTTCACTCCAGTGCAGACCATCCCAAACTGGGACAGAGTTCCCTGGCTGGAGGAGACGCGTGCTGCTCTAGTCATGGATACAATTGCTCCTCCAAGAGTGATGGTGTCACACATGCCTTACAACCTCATGCCTCCCTCTTTCTACTCGTCCAAAGCCAAG GTTATATATGTGGCTCGCAACCCCAAAGACGTGATGGTATCATCATTCTATTTCCATCAAATGGCCAGTTTCCTTGATGATCCTGGCACATTTGAAGAGTTTATCGATAAATTTCTGGAAGGGAAAG TGCTATTTGGGAAGTGGACAAATCATGTTAGGAGCTGGAGAAACACAGATCTGGGTGATAGAATTCTGTACGTTACCTATGAGGAGATGGTTGAG GACCTAAAAGGAGTCGTTAGACGCTTTGCTGATTTCCTTGGTCAAAAGATGAGTGAGGAGACCCTGGAGCAGGTGGTCAGTCATTGCACTTTCAACACTATGAAGACCAATGCTATGTCCAACTACTCACTGGTACCACAAGAGGTTTTGGACAAGACAAAGTCAGCTTTCCTTCGCAAAG GCATATCAGGGGACTGGAAAAACCATTTCAATCCTGAGCATGAAAAGAAATTCACAGCTGTCATTAAAGAGGAGATGAAGGGAAGTAACACTCAGTTTCCCTGGGATGACGACCAGCTTGAAGCTGTATGA